Proteins encoded by one window of Acidobacteriota bacterium:
- a CDS encoding M81 family metallopeptidase, with product MKIAIAALLQETNTFSPQATVRDHFLMTPGRELIESHQTENSELHGFVDALTRAGARIAPILGGWAVSYGRIKAGDFHSLLDELKEGIRKAGPLDGLLLALHGAWAGEGIDSCDGAVLREARELLGPSVPIVATLDLHANLTRAMRENADALVGYQTCPHVDLYDTGRRAGDLMISLLRREVRPTMHAVKIPMVVQAENMLTDRGEFRRIYDRVRSLEGRGTTVSASVFAVQPWMDVEELGWASLVITDGDPVRARSQANELARFIWSVRESFVVALPTVEDALEQALSVRGGPVVLGEGADGTMGGAPGDGTSILAGILSKGINVPTAAVVVDPVAVEKAIRAGVGNTVTLRVGGRLDPDYASPVRVTGKVKLISDGEFRYKGRVYTGRKVEMGRAVVLSIGRIRLLISQRPVPTTDPELYRSHGIEPRDMKLVLVKSPLGMRTEYEPIARSIIIVNSPGCCSPDLTRLPFVRMPRPIFPFDEFDYSPGD from the coding sequence GTGAAAATTGCAATCGCTGCATTATTGCAAGAGACGAATACTTTTTCCCCTCAAGCCACGGTCCGGGACCACTTCCTGATGACCCCGGGACGCGAGTTGATCGAAAGCCACCAAACGGAAAACAGCGAGCTGCATGGATTCGTGGATGCGCTGACCCGGGCCGGGGCGCGAATCGCGCCCATTCTGGGTGGATGGGCCGTCAGTTACGGCAGGATCAAGGCCGGCGATTTCCACTCGCTGCTGGATGAACTCAAGGAGGGAATCAGAAAGGCAGGCCCCCTGGACGGATTGCTCCTGGCGCTGCACGGCGCCTGGGCCGGCGAGGGAATCGACAGTTGCGACGGCGCCGTCCTGCGGGAGGCCAGAGAGCTGTTGGGGCCCTCGGTTCCCATCGTCGCCACCTTGGATCTCCATGCCAACCTGACCCGCGCCATGCGGGAGAACGCCGATGCCCTGGTGGGCTATCAGACCTGTCCCCACGTGGACCTTTACGACACCGGACGGCGGGCGGGCGACCTGATGATCTCCCTTCTCCGGCGCGAGGTCCGCCCCACCATGCACGCCGTGAAGATCCCCATGGTGGTCCAGGCGGAAAACATGCTCACGGACCGGGGCGAATTCCGCCGGATTTACGACCGTGTCCGGTCCTTGGAGGGCCGGGGAACAACCGTCTCCGCTTCAGTATTTGCGGTCCAACCCTGGATGGACGTGGAGGAGCTGGGTTGGGCCTCGCTGGTCATCACCGACGGCGATCCGGTACGGGCCAGATCTCAGGCCAATGAATTGGCCCGCTTCATCTGGTCCGTCCGAGAGTCGTTCGTCGTTGCCCTCCCCACGGTGGAGGACGCCTTGGAGCAGGCCCTTTCCGTACGCGGGGGTCCGGTGGTGCTTGGAGAGGGTGCGGACGGAACCATGGGGGGCGCGCCCGGCGACGGGACCAGCATTCTGGCCGGCATCCTGAGCAAGGGAATCAATGTGCCGACGGCGGCCGTGGTCGTCGATCCCGTCGCGGTCGAGAAGGCGATCCGGGCGGGAGTCGGGAATACCGTCACCCTGAGGGTGGGGGGAAGGTTGGATCCCGACTACGCCTCGCCCGTTCGCGTCACGGGCAAGGTCAAACTCATTTCCGACGGCGAGTTCCGTTACAAGGGCCGTGTCTACACGGGCCGCAAGGTCGAGATGGGGAGGGCCGTCGTGTTGTCCATCGGACGCATCCGCCTGCTGATCTCCCAGCGGCCCGTTCCCACAACCGATCCGGAGCTGTATCGAAGCCACGGAATCGAACCGCGGGACATGAAGCTGGTGCTGGTCAAGTCGCCGCTGGGAATGCGTACCGAGTACGAACCCATCGCTCGTTCCATCATCATCGTGAACAGCCCGGGATGCTGCAGCCCCGACTTGACCAGGCTCCCGTTCGTGAGGATGCCCCGGCCCATATTCCCTTTCGACGAGTTCGACTATTCGCCTGGCGATTAG
- a CDS encoding MBL fold metallo-hydrolase, producing MNRRSFIETGLTAGVAAASTGVPQAQGKRTGRLTLPQPRKIAGEVFGAGGYDAIWTLVNVGFVVRLGEVIIFLDPILQSGNPLYAELREARRKADRLPPEVRFYDPDSLYMETEHYPLSGSDVKRADYVLVTHDHTDHCEPRSVKALSRHNPRILAPPSCHPMLIEEGVPKEQLQAVAHGDRIRGEGFTVRIQYARHGNSEGACGFLLETRYGNIYHPGDGRFDHPHKGENCNLEVDYLLLPINDTNLGVGFAALLTQILQPKVVIPCHYGFTSPPVRSQGGHPAEFVTALAARNYRLPATDVLILKPGGKVVLV from the coding sequence ATGAATCGAAGAAGCTTTATCGAGACCGGTCTGACGGCCGGAGTGGCGGCCGCCTCGACCGGTGTTCCTCAGGCGCAGGGGAAGAGAACGGGTCGACTCACGCTCCCGCAGCCGCGCAAGATCGCGGGAGAGGTGTTCGGCGCCGGCGGCTACGACGCCATCTGGACCCTCGTGAACGTGGGATTCGTGGTCCGGCTGGGGGAGGTGATCATCTTCCTGGACCCGATCCTCCAGAGCGGCAATCCACTCTATGCCGAGTTGCGGGAGGCGCGCCGGAAGGCGGACCGGCTTCCTCCGGAGGTCCGTTTCTACGACCCCGACAGCCTGTACATGGAGACCGAGCACTACCCGCTCTCCGGGTCCGACGTGAAGCGGGCCGATTACGTCCTCGTGACCCACGATCACACCGACCACTGCGAGCCCCGGTCGGTCAAGGCTCTCTCCCGTCACAATCCCCGGATTCTGGCACCGCCGTCGTGCCACCCCATGTTGATCGAAGAGGGAGTTCCCAAAGAGCAGTTGCAGGCTGTGGCCCATGGGGACCGCATCCGCGGCGAGGGTTTCACCGTCCGGATTCAATACGCCCGGCATGGAAATTCAGAGGGCGCCTGCGGCTTCCTTCTCGAGACCCGCTACGGCAACATCTACCATCCGGGCGACGGCCGCTTCGACCACCCTCACAAGGGCGAGAACTGCAACCTCGAGGTGGACTACCTGCTGCTTCCCATCAACGACACCAACCTGGGCGTGGGGTTCGCGGCCCTCTTGACGCAGATCCTGCAGCCGAAGGTGGTCATCCCCTGCCACTACGGATTCACGTCCCCTCCGGTGAGGTCGCAGGGAGGGCACCCGGCGGAGTTCGTCACGGCGCTGGCGGCGCGCAACTATCGCTTGCCGGCCACTGACGTCCTGATCCTCAAGCCGGGAGGAAAGGTCGTCCTGGTCTGA
- a CDS encoding Nramp family divalent metal transporter has product MTATGSTQPRVMRVSGETVTALAWIGPMLMLLAEAIGSGEILTEPVAGARYGGALLWLILLTIVTKAFWNEAIGRVSIVTGQNFLEACSGMGPPFSWVPWIWFCINLIKDFLLRGGIVAIAGLICHDIFGGLLPGAGEIQQQVFWTFLNFLLVWVILIVGGYRPVETFNTVMCLLFTLSLLICASFVAPDVTGELGRGLVPRMATDFDQLLVMMFLAGIVMAGSGTIKYSAWAEERGMGLLGHAREHGRLTREQFQPNSPEEVSRMRGWLRINRTNIVLTYVLGLIVCMSTFILGVGILHPAGITLGGPGLARELSLMMTEVLGPWSRNVFYLGAWAAIISTAISIFDGSSRMFLQPLRMKAPGLFGRLSPQVWQKLILSAMMAGSWAVYAFFPKPVTLVLVMGAIDTPMIGIMMVAYAFLGRKYLPAEYRYGKAWWASIVLMGCLYLVLGVSYAFLK; this is encoded by the coding sequence ATGACCGCTACGGGATCGACACAACCGCGCGTGATGCGGGTCTCGGGAGAGACCGTCACGGCCCTGGCCTGGATCGGGCCCATGCTCATGCTCCTGGCCGAGGCCATCGGCAGCGGCGAGATCCTCACCGAGCCGGTGGCGGGCGCCCGCTACGGAGGGGCCCTGCTGTGGCTCATCCTCCTGACCATCGTCACCAAGGCCTTCTGGAACGAGGCCATCGGCCGGGTCTCCATCGTCACCGGCCAGAACTTCCTGGAGGCCTGCTCCGGGATGGGACCGCCGTTCTCCTGGGTGCCCTGGATCTGGTTCTGCATCAACCTGATCAAGGACTTCCTGCTGCGAGGCGGGATCGTGGCCATCGCCGGGCTCATCTGCCACGACATCTTCGGCGGACTGCTGCCGGGAGCGGGCGAGATCCAGCAGCAGGTGTTCTGGACCTTCCTCAATTTCCTGCTGGTCTGGGTGATTCTCATCGTCGGCGGCTACCGGCCGGTGGAGACCTTCAACACGGTCATGTGCCTGCTGTTCACGCTGAGCCTGCTGATCTGCGCCAGCTTCGTGGCTCCGGACGTGACCGGAGAGCTGGGCCGGGGCCTGGTGCCGCGAATGGCCACCGATTTCGACCAGTTGCTGGTCATGATGTTCCTGGCCGGGATCGTCATGGCCGGTTCGGGAACCATCAAGTACAGCGCCTGGGCCGAAGAACGGGGGATGGGGCTTCTGGGCCACGCCCGGGAACATGGCCGTTTGACGCGGGAGCAGTTTCAGCCCAACTCGCCCGAGGAGGTAAGCCGCATGCGGGGCTGGCTCCGGATCAACCGGACCAACATCGTCCTGACCTATGTGCTGGGCCTCATCGTCTGCATGTCCACCTTCATCCTGGGCGTCGGCATTCTGCACCCGGCGGGCATCACCCTTGGGGGTCCGGGCCTGGCGCGGGAGTTGAGCCTGATGATGACCGAGGTCCTGGGGCCCTGGTCCCGGAACGTCTTCTACCTGGGGGCGTGGGCCGCCATCATCAGCACCGCCATCTCCATCTTCGACGGCTCCTCGCGCATGTTCCTGCAGCCCCTGCGGATGAAGGCGCCGGGCCTGTTCGGCAGGCTGTCGCCCCAGGTCTGGCAGAAGTTGATTCTGAGCGCCATGATGGCCGGTTCCTGGGCCGTCTACGCCTTCTTCCCCAAGCCGGTCACCCTGGTCCTGGTCATGGGCGCCATCGACACACCCATGATCGGCATCATGATGGTCGCCTACGCCTTCCTGGGGCGGAAGTACCTGCCGGCCGAGTACCGCTACGGCAAGGCCTGGTGGGCCAGCATCGTGTTGATGGGATGCCTCTACCTGGTGCTGGGAGTGTCCTACGCGTTTCTGAAGTGA
- the proB gene encoding glutamate 5-kinase encodes MTTNRGLQVRRSLARAGRIVVKVGSGVLVDSRQRLDTKRIGSLVDSMARLLAEGRQLVLVTSGAVAAGAPVMGLTGSAKTIPQLQACAAVGQNLLMSVYERLFSRLGRHTAQVLLTRDDMHNRERYLNARNTLETLLASAILPVVNENDTVAVNEIKFGDNDQLSAQVAVLVQADLLLILSTVGGFYEQIREGAPEDGRLISTVEQITDWHFSHTRDTRNSASVTRGGMRSKLLSIRKAAESGIPSLLVSGLDARILETALEGREVGTLFLPFKERLSARKHWILHSLQPQGRLIVDRGAARALTQQGKSLLSIGITAVEGTFHSGNPVRVMGPDGREIARGLSYYSSREVAAIRGCKSEEIRARLGYSYYDEVIHRDNLVLVK; translated from the coding sequence ATGACAACGAACAGGGGGCTACAGGTTCGCCGTTCGCTGGCCCGGGCGGGCCGCATCGTGGTCAAGGTGGGTTCCGGAGTCCTGGTGGACTCCCGGCAGCGCCTGGACACGAAGCGAATCGGCAGCCTCGTGGACAGTATGGCCCGCCTCCTGGCGGAAGGGCGCCAGTTGGTGCTGGTCACGTCGGGAGCGGTGGCGGCCGGGGCTCCGGTCATGGGGTTGACCGGTTCGGCCAAGACCATCCCCCAGTTGCAGGCCTGCGCCGCCGTCGGTCAGAACCTCCTCATGTCCGTCTACGAACGCCTCTTCTCGCGGCTGGGCCGGCACACGGCGCAGGTCCTTCTGACGCGGGACGACATGCACAATCGGGAACGTTATCTCAACGCCAGAAACACACTGGAGACGCTGCTCGCGTCTGCAATCCTCCCCGTGGTCAACGAGAACGACACGGTGGCCGTCAACGAGATCAAGTTCGGCGACAACGACCAGCTCTCGGCGCAGGTCGCGGTCCTGGTTCAAGCCGACCTGCTGCTGATTCTTTCCACGGTGGGCGGGTTCTACGAGCAGATCCGGGAGGGCGCCCCGGAGGATGGACGACTGATCTCCACGGTGGAGCAGATCACCGATTGGCATTTCAGCCATACGCGCGACACCCGGAATTCGGCGTCCGTTACCCGCGGCGGGATGCGCTCCAAGCTGCTGTCGATCCGCAAGGCGGCCGAGTCGGGAATTCCCTCGTTGCTGGTCAGCGGCCTGGACGCGCGAATCCTGGAGACGGCGCTGGAGGGACGGGAGGTGGGCACCCTCTTCCTTCCGTTCAAGGAGCGGCTTTCGGCCCGGAAGCACTGGATCCTGCATTCGCTCCAGCCACAGGGGCGCCTGATCGTGGACCGGGGCGCCGCGCGGGCGCTGACTCAACAGGGCAAGAGCCTCCTTTCCATCGGCATCACCGCGGTGGAAGGCACGTTCCACTCGGGAAACCCGGTCCGGGTCATGGGACCCGACGGCCGGGAGATCGCCCGGGGTCTGAGCTACTACAGTTCCAGGGAGGTGGCGGCGATTCGGGGCTGCAAGAGCGAAGAGATCCGCGCACGACTCGGCTACAGCTACTACGACGAGGTGATCCATAGAGACAACCTGGTGCTGGTAAAATGA
- a CDS encoding CoA ester lyase, with protein sequence MIRSWLFVPGHRQKMIDKSPGRGSDALIYDLEDAVPPNEMEAARTKVAAALSAAREGPRRFVRIHAAGHGAVDGDLRAVVRPGLEGLVLPKVDCPEDVRTVDRSLTELEPQAGVAPGSVRLAAMIESAVGLIQAPAIAVSSPRLAALMFGAEDFAVDLGLFSFRQGGLLAYARSALVVAAASAKLEVVDKVYVDFRDPDGLARETQAARELGFTGKLLIHPAQIEAVHHVFRPTDQEVESARRVVAAFKAAPEEGTMAVDGRMVDLPVVKRAQWILRSAPKKGSSCRGEKEDGIQA encoded by the coding sequence ATGATTCGGTCCTGGCTCTTTGTCCCTGGCCATCGGCAGAAAATGATCGATAAATCGCCCGGCCGGGGTTCGGATGCATTGATATACGATCTTGAGGACGCCGTCCCGCCGAATGAGATGGAGGCGGCCCGAACGAAGGTGGCCGCGGCCTTGAGTGCGGCGCGGGAGGGACCTCGCCGGTTCGTTCGGATCCACGCCGCCGGCCATGGAGCCGTGGACGGAGATCTGCGCGCGGTGGTCCGGCCCGGCCTGGAGGGGCTGGTGCTCCCCAAGGTGGACTGTCCGGAGGACGTGCGGACCGTCGATCGTTCGCTGACGGAACTGGAGCCTCAGGCAGGCGTGGCGCCTGGAAGTGTTCGGCTGGCGGCGATGATCGAGAGCGCCGTGGGTCTGATTCAGGCGCCGGCCATCGCCGTATCTTCTCCCAGACTGGCGGCGCTCATGTTTGGGGCCGAGGACTTTGCCGTCGATCTGGGCCTGTTCTCGTTTCGCCAGGGAGGTCTATTGGCCTACGCACGCTCCGCGCTGGTGGTGGCCGCGGCCAGTGCCAAGCTGGAGGTGGTGGACAAGGTCTACGTCGATTTTCGGGATCCGGACGGCTTGGCCCGGGAGACTCAAGCGGCGCGGGAACTCGGGTTCACGGGAAAGCTTCTGATCCATCCGGCTCAGATCGAAGCCGTCCATCACGTTTTCCGTCCGACGGATCAGGAGGTCGAGTCTGCACGCCGGGTGGTGGCGGCTTTCAAAGCGGCCCCGGAGGAGGGGACGATGGCCGTCGACGGGAGGATGGTGGACCTGCCGGTGGTCAAGCGAGCGCAGTGGATTCTCCGATCCGCCCCGAAAAAGGGGTCATCCTGCCGAGGAGAAAAAGAAGATGGCATCCAGGCGTGA
- a CDS encoding Gfo/Idh/MocA family oxidoreductase, whose translation MASRREFLTTAAMGVAAKAVSATPGYVGHGSNTSDKKIRIGIVGGGFGCNFYWHEHPRCVVEAVTDLYPKRRKRLQEVYGCDNVYDSMGEMLQEKTNDLDAVAVFSGALDHVKHTRMCFERGLHVIAAVPACFTMEEAYELKELKEKTGLRYMMAETSYYNTACIYARELFQKGGFGELFYSEVEYYHDVYREDIINNPKSNYYDPDGSVSWRQGFPPMHYPTHALGYIVGVTGERIVRTSALGWGDPGEMAMFKANPYRNPFSNAGAWMQTDQGHIVRCNMFWHIAAGGERANWFGEKGTFYMTREGIHRVIWDGRNSKPKEVTLPEYWNTGRLPPAMRHESGHGSSHTFLTAEFVNALVEDREPAIDVYESLAMTVPGIVSHQSALRNGEQMEVPQLDPAT comes from the coding sequence ATGGCATCCAGGCGTGAGTTCCTGACCACGGCTGCCATGGGCGTGGCCGCCAAGGCCGTCTCGGCGACTCCGGGATACGTGGGCCACGGATCGAACACGTCGGATAAGAAGATCCGCATCGGGATCGTTGGAGGCGGGTTCGGTTGCAACTTCTACTGGCACGAGCATCCGCGGTGTGTGGTCGAAGCCGTGACCGACCTCTACCCGAAGCGCCGGAAGAGGCTCCAGGAAGTCTACGGTTGCGACAACGTCTACGACTCCATGGGGGAAATGCTGCAGGAGAAGACGAACGACCTGGACGCCGTGGCGGTCTTCAGCGGGGCTCTCGACCATGTGAAGCACACGAGAATGTGTTTCGAGAGAGGACTCCATGTGATCGCCGCGGTACCAGCCTGCTTCACCATGGAAGAGGCGTACGAGCTCAAGGAGCTGAAGGAAAAGACGGGTCTCCGATACATGATGGCCGAGACCAGTTACTACAACACGGCCTGCATCTACGCCCGAGAGCTTTTTCAGAAGGGCGGATTCGGAGAGTTGTTCTACAGCGAAGTCGAGTACTATCACGATGTCTATCGCGAAGACATCATCAACAATCCGAAGTCCAACTACTACGATCCCGACGGTTCCGTGAGCTGGCGGCAGGGGTTTCCTCCCATGCACTATCCGACCCATGCTCTGGGCTACATCGTGGGAGTCACGGGCGAGCGTATCGTCAGGACCTCGGCTCTGGGATGGGGGGATCCGGGAGAGATGGCCATGTTCAAGGCCAATCCGTACCGGAACCCGTTCTCCAACGCCGGCGCCTGGATGCAGACGGATCAGGGCCACATCGTACGCTGCAACATGTTCTGGCACATCGCCGCGGGGGGCGAGCGAGCCAACTGGTTCGGCGAAAAGGGAACCTTCTACATGACCCGGGAGGGCATCCATCGCGTCATTTGGGACGGGCGGAACAGCAAGCCGAAGGAAGTGACCCTGCCCGAGTACTGGAACACCGGCCGGTTGCCGCCGGCGATGCGGCACGAGAGCGGTCACGGCAGCAGCCACACCTTCCTCACGGCGGAGTTCGTCAATGCGCTGGTGGAGGACCGGGAGCCGGCCATCGACGTCTACGAGTCGCTGGCCATGACCGTGCCGGGAATCGTTTCCCACCAGTCCGCCCTGCGCAACGGTGAGCAGATGGAGGTTCCCCAACTCGACCCGGCAACCTGA
- a CDS encoding SOS response-associated peptidase, whose protein sequence is MCGRFTQMMSWSQVHELYRHKDPVAPLPMTARYNGAPTQDFAACRLDEAGRRTVVKLRWGLVPSWAKDVRIGFRLINARSETVHSKPSFASAFRSRRCLVPANGWFEWRKEGRSKQPYFLALADGSPLSFAGLWERWSGPADARETFTIITTAAFPDLAGIHHRQPTIVDPARFDDWLNPASSVSSLLDLVREPCTGPYEKRPVSTMVNNVRNNHPDILHSAPERRLF, encoded by the coding sequence ATGTGCGGCCGTTTCACTCAGATGATGTCCTGGAGTCAGGTCCACGAGCTGTACCGCCACAAGGATCCGGTCGCGCCTTTGCCTATGACGGCCCGATACAACGGCGCGCCGACCCAGGACTTTGCGGCCTGCAGGCTCGACGAGGCCGGACGGCGCACGGTCGTGAAACTGCGTTGGGGACTGGTGCCGTCCTGGGCCAAGGACGTCCGGATCGGTTTCCGGCTGATCAACGCGCGGTCGGAGACGGTCCACTCCAAGCCGTCGTTCGCCTCCGCCTTCCGTTCCCGCCGTTGCCTGGTGCCGGCGAACGGGTGGTTCGAGTGGCGAAAGGAAGGCCGCAGCAAGCAACCCTATTTCCTGGCCCTGGCCGACGGTTCTCCCCTGTCGTTTGCCGGGCTGTGGGAGCGCTGGAGCGGTCCCGCGGATGCTCGGGAGACGTTCACCATCATCACGACGGCAGCCTTTCCGGATCTTGCCGGCATCCATCACCGCCAACCCACCATCGTCGACCCCGCGCGATTCGACGACTGGCTCAATCCGGCATCTTCAGTATCGAGCCTCCTCGATCTGGTACGGGAGCCCTGTACCGGCCCCTACGAGAAGCGCCCCGTCAGCACCATGGTGAACAACGTCCGGAACAACCATCCGGATATCCTCCACTCGGCTCCGGAGCGGCGTCTGTTCTGA
- a CDS encoding HEAT repeat domain-containing protein → MKTDFPRAFLLCGLVLLAASALLYRLFQIDETPGDSTLTVAEGFEVELVAGPPLVERPISIDFDEQGRLYVTESSGSNDPVEQQLEQKTHRVKRLEDTDGDGRFDRSTPFADGMMIPQGALWFDGSLYVAAPPSIWKLTDTDGDGIADRREEWFAGKTLTGCANDLHGPYLGPDGWIYWTKGAFAEQTYERPDGPPLVTRAAHVFRRRPSDSWIEPVLSGGMDNPVDVVFTPRGERLLASTFVQHPKLGRRDGIIHAVHGSVYGKPHDVLHGHARTGDLLPAMLHLGPAAPCAQAIYASRVFGSEYQGNLFACLFNLNKVTRHVLEPSGATFKTRDSDFLVSGDRDFHPTDVLEDADGSLLVADTGGWYKLCCPTSQLHKPDVLGGIYRIRRKGAPGPADPRGLSIDWDNAGGARLTAFLDDRRPAVRNRAMAALAKTGSPAVEALRRTLATSASVEARRNAVWTLTRIHHEEARAAVRPALSDADESVRQAALHSVSVWRDAGSGPRVLELLEQGSASIRRVAAEALGRIGDRRAVPGLLTRTGSKNDRILEHSLIYALIEIADPDGTAAGLRATSAHTRRAALIALDQMPAGGLTPESVTPLLASGDPILKQTAAWIAGGHPEWGDALARYFRRRLARRHPGSEERAELTRQLARFAENGTIQSLLASTVAGAGSIESRQTALRAMAGSTLKETPSAWVDGFVAVLTRGDQALIREAVSALRSLPNPGDEDAGRLRTALLLAGRDSTLEPELRVNALAAIPGELDELDPDLFEMLQENLGSAAAVNLRTGAAGVLGRSRPNRHQMLELTETVRTAGPLVLSPLLGAYRDGGDEDLGRRLMAAVRNSKGLNGLRADVMKQTLANFPPPVQRQGEQLLASLAMDPVQQKTRLEDLLAALDEGDIRRGQDVFNSSNAACSSCHAIGYQGGRSGPDLTRIGDVRSRRDLLESILFPSASFVRGYEPVVVVTESGEIHQGVVTRDGQEEVRLVTGPDTEVRVARSEIREIRPGNVSVMPSGLEEQVSREELASLLAFLSNARRRPR, encoded by the coding sequence ATGAAAACCGATTTTCCTCGCGCTTTCCTGCTCTGCGGGTTGGTCCTGCTGGCCGCTTCGGCTCTGCTGTACCGGCTTTTTCAGATTGACGAAACGCCGGGCGACTCCACGTTGACGGTGGCCGAAGGATTCGAGGTGGAGCTCGTCGCCGGGCCGCCGCTGGTGGAACGTCCCATATCCATCGATTTCGACGAGCAGGGGCGACTCTACGTGACCGAGTCCTCCGGTTCCAACGACCCGGTCGAGCAACAACTGGAACAGAAAACGCACCGCGTCAAGCGGCTGGAAGACACCGACGGGGACGGCCGCTTCGACCGGAGCACGCCGTTCGCCGACGGCATGATGATTCCCCAGGGCGCCCTCTGGTTCGACGGCTCGCTCTACGTGGCGGCGCCTCCCAGCATCTGGAAGCTGACGGACACCGACGGCGACGGCATCGCCGACCGGCGGGAGGAATGGTTCGCGGGCAAGACCCTCACCGGGTGCGCCAACGATCTCCATGGTCCCTACCTGGGACCGGACGGCTGGATCTACTGGACCAAGGGCGCCTTCGCCGAGCAGACCTACGAACGGCCGGACGGTCCTCCCCTGGTCACCCGCGCCGCCCATGTCTTCCGGCGGCGGCCCTCAGATTCCTGGATCGAGCCGGTCCTGTCCGGAGGGATGGACAACCCCGTGGATGTCGTCTTCACGCCCCGTGGAGAACGGCTGTTGGCGTCCACCTTCGTCCAGCACCCGAAACTGGGCCGCCGCGACGGGATCATTCACGCCGTCCATGGCAGCGTTTACGGAAAACCGCACGACGTCCTCCACGGCCACGCCAGGACCGGGGACCTGCTGCCGGCCATGCTGCACCTGGGCCCGGCCGCTCCCTGCGCCCAGGCCATCTATGCCTCCCGGGTCTTCGGCAGCGAGTACCAGGGCAACCTGTTTGCCTGCCTCTTCAACCTGAACAAGGTGACGCGCCACGTTCTGGAGCCCAGCGGCGCGACCTTCAAGACCCGGGACTCGGACTTCCTGGTCTCCGGCGATCGGGACTTCCATCCCACCGACGTACTGGAGGACGCCGACGGCAGCCTGCTGGTGGCCGATACGGGAGGCTGGTACAAGCTTTGCTGCCCCACGTCCCAGCTCCACAAGCCGGATGTCCTGGGCGGGATCTACCGGATCCGGCGCAAGGGCGCGCCGGGGCCGGCGGATCCCAGGGGCCTGAGCATCGACTGGGACAACGCCGGCGGCGCCCGACTGACGGCATTCCTGGATGATCGGCGCCCCGCCGTACGGAACCGGGCCATGGCGGCGCTGGCCAAGACGGGGAGTCCGGCGGTGGAGGCGCTGAGGCGGACGCTCGCCACCTCCGCTTCCGTCGAGGCGCGCCGAAACGCCGTTTGGACACTGACCCGCATCCATCACGAGGAGGCCCGCGCCGCCGTTCGGCCGGCGCTCTCCGACGCGGACGAGAGCGTGCGGCAGGCCGCCCTTCATTCGGTCAGCGTCTGGCGGGACGCCGGCAGCGGACCCAGGGTGCTGGAGCTTCTGGAGCAGGGTTCCGCATCCATTCGGAGGGTGGCCGCCGAGGCGTTGGGACGCATCGGCGACCGCCGCGCCGTCCCCGGCCTGCTGACTCGGACCGGGTCGAAGAACGACCGGATCCTGGAGCACTCCCTGATCTATGCACTGATCGAGATTGCCGATCCCGACGGCACCGCTGCCGGGCTGCGCGCCACTTCCGCCCATACCCGGCGCGCCGCGCTCATCGCCCTGGACCAGATGCCCGCGGGAGGACTGACGCCGGAGTCCGTCACTCCTCTGCTGGCGTCCGGGGATCCGATCCTCAAGCAGACGGCCGCCTGGATCGCCGGGGGCCATCCGGAGTGGGGAGACGCGTTGGCCCGGTATTTTCGCCGGCGTCTGGCCCGTCGCCATCCGGGCTCCGAGGAGAGGGCGGAATTGACCCGGCAACTGGCCAGGTTCGCAGAAAACGGCACCATCCAAAGCTTGCTGGCATCGACCGTTGCCGGCGCCGGTTCCATCGAGTCCCGCCAGACGGCGTTGCGGGCCATGGCCGGCAGCACCCTCAAGGAGACGCCGTCCGCATGGGTCGACGGATTCGTCGCGGTCCTGACGCGAGGAGACCAAGCTTTGATCCGGGAGGCGGTGTCCGCCCTCCGCAGCCTGCCGAACCCTGGGGACGAGGACGCCGGGCGTCTGCGAACGGCGCTGCTCCTCGCCGGGCGCGACTCGACCCTTGAACCCGAGTTGCGGGTGAATGCGTTGGCGGCCATACCGGGAGAATTGGACGAACTCGACCCCGATCTCTTTGAAATGTTGCAGGAGAACCTGGGATCCGCGGCGGCGGTGAACCTCCGCACCGGCGCCGCTGGCGTTTTGGGCAGGTCCCGGCCGAACCGCCATCAGATGCTGGAATTGACCGAGACGGTCCGGACCGCCGGCCCCCTGGTGCTCTCACCGCTGCTTGGCGCCTATCGCGACGGCGGAGACGAAGATCTCGGCCGGCGGCTGATGGCGGCCGTCCGGAACTCAAAAGGGCTGAACGGACTGCGGGCCGACGTCATGAAGCAGACCCTGGCCAACTTTCCGCCTCCCGTGCAACGACAGGGGGAGCAACTCCTGGCCTCCCTGGCAATGGATCCGGTCCAGCAGAAAACACGTCTGGAGGATCTTCTGGCGGCTTTGGACGAAGGGGATATTCGCCGGGGCCAGGACGTCTTCAACAGCAGCAACGCCGCCTGCTCCTCGTGCCACGCCATCGGCTACCAGGGGGGCCGGTCCGGGCCCGATCTCACCCGGATCGGCGACGTTCGATCCAGGCGCGATCTGCTGGAGTCCATCCTGTTTCCCAGCGCCAGCTTCGTCCGCGGCTACGAACCGGTGGTGGTGGTGACCGAATCGGGAGAGATCCACCAGGGAGTCGTCACCCGGGACGGGCAAGAGGAGGTCCGGTTGGTGACCGGACCGGACACCGAGGTGCGGGTCGCCCGGTCGGAGATTCGCGAGATCCGGCCCGGCAACGTCTCCGTCATGCCCTCAGGCCTGGAGGAACAGGTGAGCCGGGAGGAACTGGCCAGCCTGCTGGCCTTTCTGAGCAACGCCCGGCGGCGTCCTCGTTGA